The genomic DNA AACACCGTGTTGATTATCGTGTTGGCTTTGGTGGGCCTGGGAGCGCTCCCCTGCTTAGGTATCTGTGCTGGTCTTTTGTTGCCCGCCGTCCAAGCTGCCCGCGAAGCGGCGCGGCGCGTCGAGTGCAGCAACAATATCAAGCAGATCGCCCTGGCGATGCATAATTATCACGATGCGTACCAGGCGTTTCCTCCTGCCTTCACTGTCGATGAAGCCGGGCAACCGCTGCACAGTTGGCGAACGCTGATCCTTCCCTTCTTGGAACAGAAAGCCCTCTACGATCAAATCGATCTGAACAAACCGTGGGACGATCCTGCCAACCAGCAGGTCGCTTCCACGGTGATCAAAGTCTTCGGATGCCCTTCGGCCACCGATCATTCGGCCACCGGATACGTCGCGGTGGTCGACCCGAGTGGCGCCATGACGGGGCCAGTGGGAACGCGTTTCCGCGACATATTGGATGGGTCCGCCAATACGATCCTCTTTGTCGAAGTCGGTTCGGAACATGCCGTGCCATGGATGAGTCCGCATGATATCGATCTCGCAACGTTTGAAAGCTTTGCGGGGCAGGATCGCCAGCTATCGAATCATCCTGGCGGGACGCATGTGAGCCTCTGCGACGGGGCCGTCCGTTTCTTGGCCAATTCAACCGATGCCGAAATACGTCGAAGCTTGATCACCAAAGCGGGTAATGAGCGGGTCACTTTGCCTTGATCTCGGCCTGGGCCTTTCGGCTGCAGAGGCACGATCTGGGAAGCGTGCTATCGTAGGGGCCCTTGGTCGCATGCAGCCCGTTCTGAGTGGGGAAAACGCTAACAAATGTCTTACAGGAGGGGGCTCGCACGCTGCCTAACGCCCCCACAGCGTGGCCGCTCAAGCGTTGAAAATCGCATTTGCAAAGGTGGTTTGGTGAGTGGTCATTAGTCGCAACGTCGAGAATCGTTTACAATGTCGACATGCAGCAACGGGAAGCCTTCTCTTTCCTCGCTCCCCATCGCCTACCATCCCTCTCCCACCCTAAAATCATGCGATGAAAAACAAGACACTCTCTGGGATCGTCCTGTGCTTGGCGATCCTTTCGAATCAACCGATCTTTGCCGCGGGCCCTTTAAATGACGATGGCCAAGTGATCGACTTCGCTCGCGATGTCGCGCCGATCTTGCGAACCAAGTGCCTCTCCTGCCACGGCCCCGACGACGCCAAGAACGATTTCCGTGTCGACGATCCGGAGATCATGGCCGACTATATCGAAGCGGGCGATCACGAATCGAGTTCGCTGTACATCGATTACATCGTCGCTGAAGATCCCGACATGCTGATGCCGCCGGAATCCGAAGGGCCGATGTCCCCTGGGGAGATTGCGATTCTTCGGTTGTGGATCGAAGAGGGAGCGAATTGGCCCGAAGACGCGAAGGTTGTCCTTGCCGATCCGAACGCCGTCGACGTGGTCATCGTCGAACCGGTCCCGGTTCCCAGTAGCTTGGCGAGTCGCGTTTGGGCGTTCCAAGGGTATCTGCATCCTGCCACGGTCCACTTCCCCGTCGCGCTGCTCACCTTCGGCGCGATCTTTGTCGTGCTGGGATACAAGTGGCCACAACTCGCCCATCCGATTCCCTTCGCCTGCCTGTTGTGCGGTGCCCTCTCGGCGATCGCCGCGTCGGCAATGGGCTGGTCCTTTGCGGACCAAGAGGGATACGGCAGTTGGTCCAAGGGGCTGGAGGCTTCGATCTCGCGGCACCGTTGGACGGGCGTCGGTGTGACGATCACCTCGGTCGCGTTTGCCTTGATCGCGATCAAAGCCGAAATGAACGAAAACCTCCGTTTACGAAAGGTCTGGCAAATCGGTCTGTTGATCAGCGCCGGGATGGTTGGCCTGGTCGGTCACATCGGCGGCGAACTGACCTACGGCGAAGAGTTCTATCACAAAGCCTTCGAGATCCTGTCCGGGACGAATTCGGAACTGCCGGTGATCGAAATCGAAACGGTTTCGACCGACGGCGAATCTTAAAACCTCACGGTGGTTGGACCACCTCGCAACGGGGAATGCGTTGCGAGATCCGAAGGGCCCGACAGCGATAGGAAGAGCACGATGGCTGAAGCTAACCAAGGCCCGCACTACGGACGCGTCCTGCTGACGTTTGCCCGCAACAGCTTGGTCCGCGACATGACGTTTCGGGCCAACTTTTTGTTCCAGTGCATCAGCAGCGTCTCCTGGACGTTGATGAACGTCGGCTTCTATTTGATCATCTTCCAGTACACCAATTCGATTGGTGAAGGGACCGGTTGGCACAAGCACCAGTTTTTCCTGTTCCTGGCGACAACCTGGTTCATCAACAGCCTGGTCCAAGCTTTTTTCATGCCCAACGCGGAAGAGTTCAGCGAATTGATCCGCACCGGCGGGCTCGATTTCGCCCTGCTCAAACCGATCGACACCCAGTTCCTGGTCTCGTTCCATAAAGTCGACTGGTCCAGCCTGTCGAACTTTGCCGTCGGTCTGGTTCTGGCGGCGATTTCGCTCAGCTACCTGATCACCGATCCCGTCGCTCCGCTGCAGATCACTGCCACGATGATCATCTTGTACCCGCTGTTCATCCTCTGCGGCGTCGCGATCATGTACAGCTTGATGATCTCGTTATCGGCGACAAGCATCTGGCTGGGCCGCAACCAAACGCTCTACAATTTTTGGTTCTACATCACCAACTTCAGCCGCTATCCGATGGAGATCTATCAGAACGGTTGGGGCTGGAGCCTGTGGGGGCTGTTCACGTTTGTGATCCCCGTGCTGGTCGTCGTGAACGTCCCGGCGCGGATCATTGCCAAGCCGTTGGATCCGCGGGCTGCCTGGGAATGGCCGCTGGCCGGATTCATGCTGTTTGCGACCGTCGTCTGCTTGGTCGCCAGCCGTTGGGTGTTCCGCAAAGCCTTGCTCAGCTACCGCAGCGCCAGCAGCTGAGTGCTCGTTTAACCGCAATGGCGTTCAACGAAGGAGCCTCGGTCCGTCGCAAGAATTAGCGGCGTGATGTAGTGGACGAGGTTACGAGCTGTTGATTACCCACAAGTCGCAACCACGCCGACGGCGTGGCAGCTATTAGCCGGTGGTTGAGCGAACGCGATACCACCGGAATGACGCGAGACGCGAACGGCCGACCCCGAAGGTGGTCGCAGCGCAACTGCGCGGGATTCTGCGACCGCCTGCGCGGTCAGCGTGGCGAGTTCCGTCGAAACCGTAGGTGGCGCTGCGCTTACCTACGGCTCATTGCTTGATTCCCTTCGGGAAATTTGTGGGTAATCAACAGGAGGTTACGAGTCCCAGCGATTTGGTCTGATGCATGGAAAAGGACTCGTCCACTACGCTTCGTTGAACGGTATGGCGTTTAACCGCGTGCCCAGCGGGCCGCGCGTAGTGGTCGGCTGCAGCATTGACTCCAGCGCTTCGCGCATCTTCTATTTGACGGCGTTGATCGCGGCCAGCATCTCGCGGACGTAGCGATCGATCTCGCCTCGGACTTCGCCGCGGTTCTCCGCGTTGGCTTGAGCGATCCGACGCACGATCGCCGATCCGACGATCAGACCGTCGGCTACCGGGCCCAGCTTGGCGACGTGTTCGGGCTGGCTGATTCCAAAACCGATGCAGA from Rosistilla carotiformis includes the following:
- a CDS encoding DUF1559 domain-containing protein, which translates into the protein MSNQPPNPSLPPNDPHYQQWNPPAKKNNTVLIIVLALVGLGALPCLGICAGLLLPAVQAAREAARRVECSNNIKQIALAMHNYHDAYQAFPPAFTVDEAGQPLHSWRTLILPFLEQKALYDQIDLNKPWDDPANQQVASTVIKVFGCPSATDHSATGYVAVVDPSGAMTGPVGTRFRDILDGSANTILFVEVGSEHAVPWMSPHDIDLATFESFAGQDRQLSNHPGGTHVSLCDGAVRFLANSTDAEIRRSLITKAGNERVTLP
- a CDS encoding c-type cytochrome domain-containing protein, translated to MKNKTLSGIVLCLAILSNQPIFAAGPLNDDGQVIDFARDVAPILRTKCLSCHGPDDAKNDFRVDDPEIMADYIEAGDHESSSLYIDYIVAEDPDMLMPPESEGPMSPGEIAILRLWIEEGANWPEDAKVVLADPNAVDVVIVEPVPVPSSLASRVWAFQGYLHPATVHFPVALLTFGAIFVVLGYKWPQLAHPIPFACLLCGALSAIAASAMGWSFADQEGYGSWSKGLEASISRHRWTGVGVTITSVAFALIAIKAEMNENLRLRKVWQIGLLISAGMVGLVGHIGGELTYGEEFYHKAFEILSGTNSELPVIEIETVSTDGES
- a CDS encoding ABC transporter permease, with the translated sequence MAEANQGPHYGRVLLTFARNSLVRDMTFRANFLFQCISSVSWTLMNVGFYLIIFQYTNSIGEGTGWHKHQFFLFLATTWFINSLVQAFFMPNAEEFSELIRTGGLDFALLKPIDTQFLVSFHKVDWSSLSNFAVGLVLAAISLSYLITDPVAPLQITATMIILYPLFILCGVAIMYSLMISLSATSIWLGRNQTLYNFWFYITNFSRYPMEIYQNGWGWSLWGLFTFVIPVLVVVNVPARIIAKPLDPRAAWEWPLAGFMLFATVVCLVASRWVFRKALLSYRSASS